In Malus sylvestris chromosome 2, drMalSylv7.2, whole genome shotgun sequence, the genomic stretch CACCAAGTGAAGCAAATTACGCCATGTGCTaattatctattctaaaattgAGGAGTGAATTAACTGTAGCTTGCCTACAGTCACAGGTTTGCCATCCAATTTCACCTTATTTACAGAAGAACCCATCACGTTCGGCCTGGTGTTAGGGCTGAGTTGTTTTGGGCCGCACATCAAGCTTTCGCTGGGCTTTGTCATTTGCTGGTGTGAGGCCGGCCCTTTGGGGGTCTAAATGACGACACTGCCCATCTGGGCTCACCATCAGGATTAAAGTTAAAGGGGTAGAGTTGTCATTTCGTTCTTAGGGTTTCACAGGTATTGGGGTTAGGTTTTCCCACTTCCCatcatttccttcttctttcttcgggCTAGCCGTGACGCACAGAGAAATAAGGAGCCCTGACAGAGAGGGATAGATAGAgacagatagagagagagagagggagagggagagggagagggagaggggagCGGTAAGGGCGGGATGGCTGCCCATCTGTGCTTCAATCCATGCCGTCACAGAGAGATGGAGACagatcgagagagagaaagagagatagagagagatatatatagagagagcgAGAGGGGAGAGGTGGGGGTTCGGATCACTGCTCATTCTCTGTTGCATCGTCAGATAAGTGttgtttcaaatttaattttgtaccaaattttactttttttaattgtttcttgcatttatgGTTACCTGCATGTGGTGATTGAAAGGtcaaaaaaaatttgcaaatcTTTTTTCCATGTTTGGTTAGGTTAGGcttctgtatttttttattatctattctaaaattgAGGAGGGATTTGACTGTAGCTTAGCTACAGTCAAAATTTTCCCCCTTGATTTTGTCTTATTTACATCACAGCCACCAAATCTGTGTCTGGGTTGGAGGGTAATTATTAGAAGTTAAGAGGGTAATTGTGTCCGTAGGTTTGAGTCgaatttcactttatttacaaaattaccaCCGCcttttctttcctcctctctctcccgactctctctctctctcgaaaacCATCCATCAAATCCCTCCATCAAATCCCTCCATCTTTCCCTTTTCTCACTCTGTAATTACGCTCAGATCGCTTACCTTCACTCCCTTCCCGTTCCTCCTCTTCTCAGCCACAGAGGGTTGAACGCCCCGCCTCCAGAAGCTTCTCCAACCCCCAAATTTTATCCCAAACCCAAAGAAGCCCCGAAATCCCAATTCGGTTTCTCGGAATCGGAGTGGCCCGCTAGTCAAACAGCAGTTTGTGAAGAAATCTGGGGTGGCCCGTTATTATATGTACCAACACAACCACTGCCATTGAGAAGAAGATGCGTCGTGTAGAGCGGTTTGGGATATCCGTGCAGCTCACAGAAGAAGATAATCGCAACTCTCGGGCTGAGAGGTAACTAGGATTTGTTATTCTGTGTCAgtttttagggttagggttttttttcGCTTTCTGCTAAGAAGAGTAAAATGGACAAGGAATGCAAATCCCCTACCGATCTATGATACATGAATGAGATCAAAATCCCCCAATCAAGGCACTTATGAGTAGTGTTAATATTAGTTCATGATAATATAATAgattataattttattaattggatTGCAAATTATTTAGTGAACTGAAGGATACTCGAAGATTTGAGctattgggtttttgttttgtttaaaagACTCGGATTGAACTTCTGAAATTACTTGGGTGaagaatttgacaaaaatatgtttttttttctctcttaattttcaaatgtgtgTGTGTCCATCATGTCATTGGAATCATATGTTtgaatttggatttggaatggtttTTCTGATGTTTGTATTTTTTGTATATTATAATTCAGTGCAGGTTTGCGTTGGATATAGGATAGTCATGGATCGGTTCGAAGCTCGGCTAATGATAGTTTCATATCTTGATCATACAATGGTAGGTACTGTAACTGGTTTTGTCATCGTAGGTTCTGTAATATGAATaatataaattagggttttttggttaGTGTCCAATTAGTGAAGAAAGGATGATTCCTTTTGTTATCATGCATATTTAAGCTGTAAACATCTGAAAAGCTGCTTAATTGAAGTGAAATTTCCAGTTTTTGAGACCGATTTCAAGTCTTGAACTTTGAATTTGTCCATATGTAGCTCAGCTGAAGCTATCTACATCGTTAGTTTAAAGTATTTGTATTGgtaattatgtgtttaagttgtGGAAACTGAGTTGCCCCAATATCTTTTGTTTGCAATTTGGTGTAAAAAAGTGGGTTTTGATGTTTTGGTAggcattggaaaaaaaaaatgaaattggttTTCGCTCAATGCATAATTAATCTTAAAATACGGTTTATTAAATTGGGTTCATGATATATGGGTGGTAGCAAATTAGCGATGTCGACTCCTGCAAGGAAGAGGCTGATAAGAGACTTCAAGAGGCTGCAACAGGACCCGCCTGCAGGGATTAGCGGGGCACCCCAAGATAACAATATAATGCTGTTGAATGTTGTTACATTGGGGTAAGTTGGAAAAATGTAGTGGATAAAAGAAATCTACCGTTGTTTTCTCTTCTATTATGCAACATtaatatttcattttctttgtagGAGACGCAGTAAGTTGGAAAAATGCCTACAGTTCTTATTTTTGGAACTCTTTATCTCATTGTTTCTTGAGTAGTTTTCTGGAAGTAAGAAAAGATGGGCATTTGTAAGTcctatcaattttcaatttttatttttcttgcttttattttagtttcttaTTACTAATTTTAATTTAGGGTGTATTTTTTACGATGGTTGTCAAACGATGTTGTGTTGACATGTTTGATCATGTATATAAGCATTTGATAGTGAATACATGCAGAGTGCTTCACAATTGAAAAGAAGTAGAATGGTATTTTCAAGTAATTGTCGAGATTTTTGTTGATCCCCTTTTGTCGTGATGCCAATTTACAGTTCTTATCATGTAAATTGGTTGACTAAAATGTTAGTGTATGCAAAAAAGGCTGTTGATGTTGCTGGTTTTTTTCTGTAATTGATTTAGGAGTTGCTATTGTATTCTTAAGCATAACGTCTAACCGCCAATGACATATTCTATTGCTTTCTACAGCTGCCAAAACCTCcaacaaaatggaaacttttgcCAAAACAAAAGGTAAATCATTACTGCAGGAGCCGAACAGTGCCTTTCCtctgtttttttcctttcttcttcccccCTTCAAGGCTTTGTTTTGGTTCTCATATGTGGCCATTTGGTCATTGATAAATGTAGTTGGATTTAAGATTTTGAGAAATTGGAACATCTTTAGGAAAATGAAAGAATTTGGGATTGGACCTATCAAgttgttataaaaaaagtcaTAGGTATCAACGGACATGATTGATATCCGTTTGAGTTTTGTTACAATAATTTCCCTTGAGCATAATGGTTGCACTGAATTCGTTTTGTGATGATTcaattttgggtttgaaaaaatGCTTactgtttgaaatttgaaattatgTTGATTTTCCATTCAGGTTGAACAAAAATATCTCCAGGATCCCCTTTTTTTTGACACTGTTAAGGTAAATTTTCTTTACCCTTCTTGCAGATTAATTTTCGATGGAT encodes the following:
- the LOC126612545 gene encoding uncharacterized protein LOC126612545 isoform X3, with the protein product MGGSKLAMSTPARKRLIRDFKRLQQDPPAGISGAPQDNNIMLLNVVTLGFLEVRKDGHFCQNLQQNGNFCQNKRLNKNISRIPFFLTLLSPRLCDGAQFGFVA
- the LOC126612545 gene encoding uncharacterized protein LOC126612545 isoform X1; the protein is MGGSKLAMSTPARKRLIRDFKRLQQDPPAGISGAPQDNNIMLLNVVTLGFLEVRKDGHFCQNLQQNGNFCQNKRLNKNISRIPFFLTLLRFLSIVIYVGCDCSCWHQNKVVECC
- the LOC126612545 gene encoding uncharacterized protein LOC126612545 isoform X2; its protein translation is MSTPARKRLIRDFKRLQQDPPAGISGAPQDNNIMLLNVVTLGFLEVRKDGHFCQNLQQNGNFCQNKRLNKNISRIPFFLTLLRFLSIVIYVGCDCSCWHQNKVVECC